The Nostoc sp. 'Lobaria pulmonaria (5183) cyanobiont' genome window below encodes:
- a CDS encoding rhomboid family intramembrane serine protease: MIPISDNIRCRSKPIINFWLIGINLAVFLWELKLEFSGQLGYFVNSWGVIPAQISEAVTNALFFNSAAWIVVIWRVFTLFFGIFLHGSFSQILGNLLFLWVFGKTVENILGHRRYLGFYLVAGVITGVIQILAEPSLTVPLIGANGAIAAILGAYVMKFPKAKIDTVLPLIILYIPIQLPAFFYIFWWFVQQLFYGIGSLNIPPVGVNQSGVVFLGQFVGLLIGGAFIRLKR, encoded by the coding sequence ATGATTCCTATTAGTGATAATATTCGTTGTCGAAGTAAGCCAATTATTAATTTCTGGTTGATTGGCATTAACTTAGCTGTATTTTTATGGGAACTTAAACTAGAGTTTAGCGGTCAATTAGGCTATTTTGTCAATAGTTGGGGTGTGATACCAGCACAGATTAGTGAAGCAGTTACCAATGCTCTTTTTTTCAACTCTGCTGCTTGGATAGTTGTCATTTGGCGGGTATTTACCCTATTTTTTGGCATATTTCTGCACGGCAGTTTTAGTCAAATATTAGGAAATTTACTATTTTTGTGGGTTTTTGGGAAAACTGTAGAAAATATTCTGGGACACAGACGCTATTTAGGATTTTATCTGGTTGCTGGCGTGATAACAGGGGTAATACAAATTCTGGCTGAACCGAGTTTGACAGTTCCGTTGATTGGCGCAAATGGTGCGATCGCAGCTATTTTAGGAGCTTATGTGATGAAATTTCCTAAAGCTAAAATTGACACTGTTTTGCCGCTAATAATCTTGTATATCCCCATTCAACTTCCAGCCTTTTTCTATATATTTTGGTGGTTTGTGCAACAATTATTTTATGGTATAGGTAGTTTAAATATTCCTCCTGTCGGCGTAAATCAATCGGGTGTTGTCTTCTTAGGGCAATTTGTGGGATTATTAATTGGTGGAGCTTTCATCCGATTGAAGAGATAA
- a CDS encoding PAS domain-containing hybrid sensor histidine kinase/response regulator: protein MQNIDKINIKLTDELAVLRQRVAELEQSEIFYQKRQTALEKQLTELKIKLPLEVENSHLKVVDWQIENETSVNLNLPTDMTVILQQLQQEIAARQQIEVVIRETEERLRLALDVSQMGLWDWNLVTNQVIWSENYQLLFGLLPSSFDSPYETFQKCVHPEDSQSVMQAIAHALTQKTDYNDEFRIVRSDQSTHWISAKGKFIYDERGQAVRMIGVCMETTVCQQAKESTRELTTQVQEQANILNAILTASVDHIYIFNRQGCYQYVSRDGATLLGLNPEDIIGKSLPEMDLPADLIMQVDRQRQAVMRSGQPIKDECKYFTADALHYYEYILTPLRNLNQTIEGVITVARDITAHKRAEKSLRESEARFRRLFESNLIGVAFWTVDGFILDANDAFLQLAGYTRDEFATLGRFNWRELTPVEYQHLDDRILLEVQTTGVSKIYEKEYIHRNGKRVPIVLGMALLNDSQEHGVAFVLDITERKLAQQECDRLLDCERTARQQAEIANKVKDEFLAVLSHELRTPLNSVLGWSKMLRTRKFDEKTTHHALETIERNAKLQTQLIEDLLDVSRILQGKLNLNTCPVSLVMVVEATLQTVQLAAQAKSIQIQTIFDANLGQVMGDPNRLQQVVWNLLSNAVKFTPTGGRVEIRLMEAGNQAQIQVSDTGKGISLDFLPYVFDYFRQADGTTTRTFGGLGLGLAIVRRVVEMHGGNVQAESLGEGLGASFTVELPLLVRSEQVRGEENQSSYSEPVSSLLADTQVLVVDDEPDIRDLLTFILQDYGVQVTAVSSAQEALHALAESIPDVLISDIGMPKTDGYMLMREVRSRSPGQGGNVPAIALTAYAGEMNQQQALAAGFQMHISKPIDPDVLVQAIADLIQPS, encoded by the coding sequence ATGCAAAATATTGATAAAATTAACATTAAACTCACTGATGAATTAGCAGTTTTGCGGCAGCGTGTAGCTGAGTTAGAGCAATCAGAGATATTTTATCAAAAAAGGCAAACAGCGCTTGAGAAACAATTAACAGAACTAAAAATAAAGCTGCCGCTAGAAGTTGAAAATTCTCATCTTAAAGTTGTTGATTGGCAGATTGAGAACGAAACCTCTGTAAATCTCAATTTGCCAACAGATATGACAGTAATTTTACAGCAACTCCAACAAGAAATCGCAGCGCGACAGCAGATAGAAGTAGTTATCAGAGAGACTGAAGAACGGTTGAGACTAGCTCTAGATGTATCCCAAATGGGCTTGTGGGATTGGAATCTTGTTACCAATCAAGTCATCTGGTCGGAAAATTATCAACTGCTTTTTGGTCTACTTCCAAGTAGTTTTGACAGCCCTTATGAGACGTTTCAAAAGTGCGTTCATCCTGAAGATAGCCAATCTGTAATGCAAGCGATCGCCCACGCTTTAACACAAAAGACTGACTACAATGATGAATTTCGCATAGTTCGCTCAGACCAAAGCACGCATTGGATTTCTGCCAAGGGAAAATTTATCTACGACGAGCGGGGACAAGCGGTGCGAATGATTGGGGTTTGTATGGAAACTACTGTGTGTCAGCAGGCAAAAGAAAGTACTCGCGAACTGACGACACAAGTACAAGAACAGGCAAATATTTTAAATGCCATCCTAACTGCCTCAGTCGATCATATTTACATCTTTAATCGCCAAGGTTGTTATCAGTATGTTAGCCGTGATGGAGCAACATTACTAGGTTTAAATCCCGAAGATATTATCGGTAAAAGTTTGCCAGAAATGGATTTACCCGCAGACTTAATAATGCAAGTAGATCGTCAACGACAAGCTGTCATGAGAAGTGGGCAGCCGATTAAGGATGAGTGTAAATATTTTACTGCCGATGCGTTGCATTATTATGAATACATCCTTACACCATTACGGAATTTAAACCAAACTATTGAAGGCGTAATCACTGTTGCTCGCGATATTACCGCACACAAGCGGGCAGAAAAATCATTACGTGAAAGCGAAGCACGATTTCGGCGTTTGTTTGAATCTAATCTGATTGGGGTCGCTTTTTGGACTGTGGATGGTTTCATCCTTGATGCCAATGATGCCTTTCTGCAACTAGCTGGCTACACTCGTGATGAGTTTGCTACTTTAGGTAGATTTAATTGGAGAGAACTTACTCCTGTTGAGTATCAGCATTTAGACGATCGCATCCTCTTGGAGGTGCAAACCACTGGAGTTTCCAAAATTTACGAAAAAGAATACATCCACCGCAACGGTAAGCGAGTACCGATTGTTTTGGGAATGGCTTTGCTGAATGACTCCCAAGAACATGGTGTTGCTTTTGTACTGGATATTACCGAGCGCAAATTGGCTCAACAAGAATGCGATCGCCTACTCGATTGCGAAAGGACAGCACGACAACAAGCAGAAATCGCCAACAAAGTTAAAGATGAATTTCTGGCGGTTCTCTCCCATGAACTACGAACCCCACTCAATTCCGTTCTGGGATGGTCGAAAATGCTGCGGACTCGCAAGTTTGATGAAAAAACTACTCACCACGCCTTAGAAACCATTGAACGCAACGCTAAGTTACAAACCCAGCTAATTGAAGATTTGTTGGATGTGTCGCGCATCCTGCAAGGAAAATTAAACTTGAATACCTGTCCTGTCAGCTTGGTAATGGTAGTTGAAGCAACACTACAAACGGTACAACTAGCAGCACAAGCCAAGTCAATTCAAATTCAGACCATATTTGATGCCAATTTGGGACAAGTGATGGGCGACCCAAATCGGCTGCAACAAGTTGTGTGGAACTTGCTTTCAAATGCAGTAAAATTTACACCAACAGGAGGACGAGTAGAAATTCGACTCATGGAAGCTGGTAATCAGGCTCAAATTCAGGTTAGTGATACAGGTAAGGGAATTAGCCTAGATTTTTTGCCTTATGTATTCGATTACTTTCGCCAAGCTGATGGCACAACTACCCGGACATTTGGTGGACTAGGTTTAGGACTAGCGATCGTGCGTAGGGTTGTAGAAATGCATGGGGGAAATGTTCAAGCCGAAAGTCTTGGAGAAGGATTGGGTGCAAGCTTCACTGTCGAGTTACCGCTTTTGGTTAGAAGCGAACAGGTTCGGGGTGAAGAGAATCAGTCTTCATATTCGGAGCCGGTATCCTCGCTGCTTGCGGACACTCAAGTTTTGGTAGTGGATGATGAACCAGATATTCGCGATTTACTTACCTTTATTTTGCAAGACTACGGTGTCCAAGTAACCGCCGTATCATCAGCACAGGAAGCACTACACGCACTGGCTGAGTCGATACCAGATGTTTTAATTAGCGATATTGGAATGCCAAAAACAGACGGTTATATGCTGATGCGTGAAGTGCGATCGCGATCGCCAGGGCAAGGAGGAAACGTACCAGCGATCGCTCTGACAGCTTATGCAGGGGAAATGAATCAACAGCAAGCGCTAGCAGCAGGATTTCAAATGCATATCTCCAAACCAATAGATCCAGATGTACTGGTGCAAGCGATCGCTGATTTGATTCAACCAAGCTGA
- a CDS encoding GTPase family protein: MTEQRDADSPSTDSQQLSEPTDKTITQSVDNSWTNQIAGVWNKATTRLTQILPVEQLAQTVVEWFSVSETQVAEILEKIRAELPTTEALVIGKPQAGKSSIVRGLTGVSAEIVGQGFRPHTQHTQRYAYPSNDLPLLIFTDTVGLGDVKQDTQTIIQELIGDLQQETRSARILLLTVKINDFATDTLRQIAQQLRQKYPDIPCLLVVTCLHEVYPNDTVDHPIYPPDYQEVNRAFTAMQQAFAKITDRSVLIDFTLEEDGYTPVFYGLEALRDSLAELLPQAEAQAIYQLLDREESGKQLGNLYRDAARRYILPFAIMSATLAAVPLPFTTMPVLTALQVSMVGLLGKLYGQTLTPSQAGGVVSAIAGGFLAQAIARELIKFIPGIGSAIAASWAAAYTWALGEAACVYFGDLMGGKKPDREKIQLVMQEAFQAAQERFKGIKP, from the coding sequence ATGACTGAGCAACGTGATGCTGACTCACCGTCAACTGATTCTCAGCAATTGAGCGAACCGACCGACAAAACGATTACCCAGTCGGTCGATAATTCCTGGACAAATCAGATTGCTGGTGTCTGGAACAAAGCAACAACACGTCTAACGCAAATCCTACCCGTAGAACAACTGGCACAGACAGTTGTCGAATGGTTTAGTGTCAGCGAAACTCAGGTTGCAGAGATTTTAGAGAAAATCCGAGCTGAACTACCAACTACAGAAGCGCTGGTGATTGGTAAACCCCAAGCCGGAAAAAGTTCAATTGTCCGGGGATTGACGGGAGTTTCTGCCGAGATTGTCGGTCAAGGATTTCGCCCACACACGCAACACACCCAGCGCTATGCCTATCCTTCCAATGACCTGCCGTTACTGATTTTTACTGATACAGTGGGGCTGGGCGATGTCAAACAAGATACTCAAACAATTATTCAGGAGTTAATTGGCGATTTACAACAGGAAACTCGTTCCGCCAGAATCCTGCTTTTGACGGTTAAAATCAATGATTTTGCAACTGACACGCTGCGACAAATTGCTCAACAGCTGCGCCAGAAGTATCCAGACATTCCCTGTCTGCTGGTAGTGACTTGCTTGCACGAAGTTTATCCTAACGATACGGTCGATCATCCCATTTATCCGCCAGATTATCAGGAAGTCAATCGTGCATTTACCGCCATGCAACAAGCTTTTGCAAAAATAACAGATCGCTCTGTACTCATTGACTTTACCTTAGAAGAAGATGGCTACACTCCGGTATTTTATGGCTTAGAAGCACTACGAGATTCCTTGGCAGAACTACTCCCACAAGCAGAAGCTCAGGCGATTTATCAGCTATTAGATCGAGAAGAATCTGGGAAGCAACTTGGCAACCTTTACCGAGATGCTGCCCGCCGTTACATTTTGCCATTTGCGATTATGTCTGCAACTCTGGCCGCTGTACCTCTGCCATTTACTACAATGCCCGTACTCACTGCCTTGCAAGTATCAATGGTGGGTCTGTTGGGTAAATTATATGGGCAGACACTTACGCCATCTCAGGCGGGAGGCGTTGTGAGTGCGATCGCAGGTGGTTTTTTAGCACAGGCAATTGCGCGGGAGTTAATTAAATTTATACCAGGTATTGGTAGTGCGATCGCCGCCTCTTGGGCAGCCGCCTACACTTGGGCACTAGGGGAAGCAGCCTGTGTTTACTTTGGCGATTTAATGGGAGGTAAGAAACCCGATAGAGAGAAAATTCAGTTGGTGATGCAAGAAGCATTTCAGGCGGCGCAAGAACGGTTTAAGGGAATCAAACCTTAG
- a CDS encoding type II toxin-antitoxin system VapC family toxin, producing MAAYYLDSSALVKRYVSEIGSAWVLSLFEPRLKNDLLIAAITSVEIVAAITRRSRGGSIIATDAIAVCNQFKSDLRSEYQVIEITESLINSAMVLAEAYGLRGYDAVQLGAGCTVNALCIANTLPLVTFVSADSELNAAAASEGLLVENPNNYP from the coding sequence ATGGCAGCTTATTATTTAGATAGCAGTGCGCTGGTCAAACGCTACGTCAGTGAGATAGGTTCAGCATGGGTTTTGAGTTTATTTGAGCCGCGACTAAAAAATGATCTACTGATTGCTGCTATTACTAGTGTTGAAATTGTCGCTGCCATTACACGGCGATCGCGTGGTGGAAGTATCATTGCTACTGATGCGATCGCAGTATGTAATCAGTTTAAAAGCGATCTCCGGTCTGAATACCAAGTCATCGAAATCACAGAAAGCCTCATCAACTCTGCAATGGTATTAGCTGAAGCATACGGGTTACGAGGCTACGATGCAGTTCAGTTAGGGGCTGGTTGTACGGTAAATGCCCTCTGCATAGCTAACACTTTGCCTCTAGTGACATTTGTATCTGCCGATTCCGAATTGAATGCAGCCGCAGCAAGTGAAGGTCTACTTGTGGAAAACCCCAACAACTACCCCTAA
- a CDS encoding DUF4336 domain-containing protein: MADERIVNTQQIYPKDFSWGLWPVVPLYPYGRRQTIRQEVLKDTIWNFDQIQGIFYVVVPIRMTVVKLETGGLLVYAPVAPTPECMRLVNELVVKHGNIKYIILPTISGIEHKVFVGPFARYFPTAQVFVAPHQWSFPLNLPLSWLGLPSKRTQVLPEDSSKTPFADEFDYAMLGPIGLGPGRFAEVAFFHKRSHTLLVTDSVLSIPEDPPAIVLLDRYPLLFHAKDDASDLVVDSQANRCKGWQRICLFALYFQPRALDIRRWGQVLQDSLKAPERSRKAYFGLYPFKWQSDWQRSFDALRGNGRLFVAPILQTLILNRAPKETIDWADKVASWDFEWIISCHFDSPIKAQAHQFRQAFSFLEKQPVSGGLFSSSSYPLPEEDFKALREIDTGLNKFGIVPAAKEKV; this comes from the coding sequence GTGGCTGATGAACGCATAGTCAATACACAACAGATTTATCCAAAGGATTTTTCCTGGGGATTATGGCCTGTTGTGCCTCTCTACCCTTATGGTAGGCGGCAGACAATTCGTCAAGAAGTGCTTAAAGACACAATCTGGAATTTTGACCAGATTCAGGGCATTTTCTACGTTGTTGTACCGATTCGTATGACTGTTGTGAAGCTGGAAACTGGGGGTCTTCTCGTCTATGCGCCTGTTGCACCAACCCCAGAGTGTATGAGACTTGTGAATGAGTTGGTGGTAAAGCATGGCAACATTAAGTACATCATCCTGCCAACAATCTCTGGTATAGAACACAAGGTCTTCGTTGGCCCCTTCGCCAGATACTTTCCGACTGCACAGGTGTTTGTGGCTCCGCATCAGTGGAGTTTCCCGCTAAATCTCCCCCTTAGCTGGCTTGGTTTACCCTCAAAACGAACTCAAGTACTTCCAGAAGATAGCAGCAAAACTCCCTTTGCTGACGAGTTTGATTATGCAATGCTAGGCCCCATCGGACTTGGCCCCGGTAGGTTTGCGGAAGTTGCTTTTTTCCACAAGCGATCGCATACTCTTTTAGTCACAGATTCTGTGCTTTCGATCCCAGAAGATCCACCTGCGATCGTTCTCTTAGATCGATATCCTTTATTATTCCATGCCAAGGATGATGCTTCTGATCTTGTTGTAGATAGTCAGGCAAATCGCTGTAAGGGTTGGCAGCGCATCTGTCTATTTGCTTTGTACTTTCAACCAAGGGCATTAGATATACGCCGATGGGGTCAGGTATTACAAGATTCCTTGAAAGCCCCAGAACGCTCAAGGAAAGCTTATTTTGGATTGTATCCCTTTAAATGGCAGTCAGATTGGCAGCGATCGTTTGATGCCCTGCGAGGGAATGGGCGTTTGTTTGTCGCACCAATTTTACAGACACTGATTCTCAACCGCGCCCCGAAGGAAACCATTGACTGGGCTGATAAAGTTGCAAGTTGGGACTTTGAGTGGATTATTTCTTGCCACTTTGATTCACCGATTAAAGCGCAAGCGCATCAGTTTCGCCAAGCTTTCTCTTTTTTGGAAAAGCAGCCTGTCAGTGGAGGTTTGTTCAGCAGTAGCAGCTATCCTTTACCAGAGGAAGATTTTAAAGCACTTAGAGAAATCGATACAGGTTTAAATAAGTTTGGCATTGTGCCAGCAGCAAAAGAGAAGGTGTAG
- the ptsP gene encoding phosphoenolpyruvate--protein phosphotransferase: MAAIAIVIVSHSKQLALGVQELAAQMVQGQVTIAVAAGIEDPENPLGTDPIQVYEAIASVFSDDGVLVLMDLGSALLSAEMAIEFLPEAQQEKVYLCEAPLVEGAIAAVVAAAAGRDIHQVMAEARGALLAKATQLGVVSSPLSVVSPITTNIESPTPEIRLIVSNRLGLHARPAAQFVATAARFQSQILVRNLTRNTELVRGDSINQVTTLGVRQGHELLITATGSDADEALAALQGLFANNFGEDNVALNSPPAFHHEVTPTTYGELSGIAASGGVAIAPVVHYQPTHVAITEYHVDDPDAEWQRVQTAIHTARQEIQAVFSQASLQIGDAEAAIFDAQLLFLEDPVLLSAAHQRILDNHINAEAAWQAVVDEVATSYRALEDSFLQERVDDVVDVGQRVLRLLAGNAAANLHLEEPAILVATDLTPSDTAGLDPTKVLGICTTSGSATSHSAIIARTLGIPAVLGVDAQVLHLADGTLMALDGESGRAWVEPGSDILDLLTAKQSAWQTAQQEARATAHQPAITRDGRQVSVFANIGSINDVQVAVASGAEGVGLLRTEFLYLNRTSAPTEEEQLLVYQAIAQVLDNRPLIIRTFDVGGDKPLPYIKVGFPEANPFLGWRGIRFCLDHPELFKTQLRAILRASVGHQIKIMLPMIATVTEVRAAKVILGEVQTELNQAGISFDAAMKVGIMVEVPSAVAIADQLAAEVDFFSIGTNDLSQYVMASDRTNPSVANLVDALHPAVLRMVQQTVQAAHTAGISVGLCGELAADTLATPILLGLGLDELSVNPPSIPGVKQAIARLSIVESAAIAASALQQDSAEHVRELISTSITPPA, translated from the coding sequence GTGGCCGCGATCGCAATTGTTATCGTTTCTCACAGTAAACAACTAGCTTTGGGTGTGCAGGAACTCGCCGCACAGATGGTTCAAGGCCAAGTTACCATTGCTGTTGCAGCAGGTATTGAAGATCCTGAAAATCCATTGGGTACAGATCCGATTCAGGTTTATGAGGCGATCGCTTCTGTTTTTTCTGATGATGGTGTCTTGGTGTTAATGGATTTAGGTAGTGCTTTGCTGAGTGCGGAAATGGCAATCGAGTTTTTGCCAGAAGCACAGCAGGAGAAAGTGTATTTGTGTGAAGCACCTCTAGTAGAAGGCGCGATCGCTGCTGTAGTGGCGGCGGCGGCTGGTAGAGATATTCACCAAGTGATGGCGGAAGCACGCGGCGCACTCCTGGCAAAAGCAACTCAATTGGGTGTAGTTAGCAGCCCATTGTCAGTTGTCAGCCCAATAACGACCAATATAGAATCGCCAACGCCAGAAATCCGGCTGATTGTGAGCAATCGTTTAGGATTACACGCCCGCCCCGCAGCGCAGTTTGTAGCAACCGCAGCCCGGTTTCAATCCCAAATTCTGGTACGGAATTTAACGAGAAATACTGAGCTAGTCAGGGGTGACAGTATTAACCAAGTTACAACTTTAGGGGTGCGTCAAGGACACGAACTGCTGATTACTGCCACTGGTTCTGATGCAGATGAGGCGCTGGCAGCATTACAGGGATTATTCGCAAATAACTTTGGTGAAGATAATGTTGCTTTGAATTCTCCACCAGCATTTCACCATGAAGTTACACCAACAACTTACGGCGAACTTTCGGGAATTGCAGCTTCTGGTGGAGTAGCGATCGCACCTGTTGTTCATTATCAACCCACTCACGTTGCGATTACGGAATATCACGTAGACGATCCAGATGCAGAGTGGCAACGAGTACAAACAGCAATCCACACCGCCAGACAAGAAATTCAAGCAGTTTTCTCACAAGCATCTCTGCAAATTGGTGACGCTGAAGCTGCCATCTTCGATGCGCAACTACTATTTTTAGAAGATCCAGTACTGTTGTCAGCGGCTCATCAGCGCATTTTAGATAACCATATAAATGCTGAAGCAGCTTGGCAAGCTGTAGTCGATGAAGTAGCGACTTCCTACCGCGCACTTGAGGATTCTTTTCTGCAAGAGCGAGTTGACGATGTTGTAGATGTCGGACAAAGAGTGCTGCGATTACTAGCTGGGAATGCTGCGGCTAACCTGCATCTTGAAGAACCTGCGATTTTGGTGGCGACTGATTTAACCCCCTCAGATACGGCTGGACTAGATCCAACCAAAGTGTTGGGAATTTGTACTACTTCTGGTAGCGCCACCTCCCACAGTGCAATTATCGCCCGGACGTTGGGTATTCCCGCAGTTTTGGGAGTGGATGCCCAGGTGTTGCACTTGGCTGATGGTACACTAATGGCACTTGATGGTGAAAGTGGCAGAGCTTGGGTAGAACCAGGATCGGATATCCTGGATTTACTGACAGCAAAGCAATCAGCTTGGCAAACTGCCCAACAGGAAGCACGAGCTACGGCACATCAGCCAGCGATTACTCGTGATGGTCGGCAAGTTAGCGTTTTCGCCAATATTGGTAGTATAAATGATGTGCAAGTTGCTGTGGCTAGCGGTGCAGAAGGTGTGGGACTACTCCGCACTGAGTTTCTGTATTTAAACCGAACAAGCGCCCCGACTGAAGAAGAACAATTATTAGTCTATCAGGCGATCGCCCAAGTTTTAGATAATCGGCCGCTAATTATTCGTACCTTTGATGTCGGTGGTGATAAGCCACTTCCCTATATCAAAGTTGGGTTTCCAGAAGCTAACCCTTTTTTAGGTTGGCGGGGAATTCGTTTTTGTTTAGATCATCCAGAACTCTTCAAAACTCAGTTACGGGCAATTTTGAGAGCTAGTGTTGGACACCAAATTAAAATCATGTTGCCAATGATTGCGACTGTAACTGAAGTACGTGCAGCTAAGGTAATTTTGGGTGAAGTGCAGACTGAACTAAATCAAGCTGGTATTTCCTTTGATGCGGCGATGAAAGTAGGAATTATGGTGGAGGTTCCGTCAGCAGTCGCGATCGCCGATCAATTAGCTGCGGAAGTAGACTTCTTTAGTATCGGGACTAACGATCTGAGTCAGTATGTCATGGCTAGCGATCGCACTAATCCCAGCGTGGCAAATTTGGTTGATGCGCTACATCCAGCCGTATTGCGAATGGTGCAGCAAACTGTCCAAGCTGCCCATACAGCCGGGATTTCGGTAGGATTATGTGGAGAATTGGCAGCAGATACTTTAGCAACACCAATTTTATTAGGTTTAGGGCTGGATGAGTTGAGCGTAAATCCCCCAAGTATACCTGGAGTCAAGCAGGCGATCGCTAGGTTAAGTATAGTTGAGAGTGCAGCGATCGCGGCATCAGCATTACAACAAGATTCCGCAGAGCATGTTAGAGAACTAATCTCAACTTCAATTACTCCCCCTGCATAA
- a CDS encoding rubrerythrin family protein: MNFLTNLLHLAGSSVFAYYSAAQIRDSKTRPNILAGFQLAESGSVPFLSALSDRAAKEGDTWLAEKLAKHASDETRHGQIFAHALQQLNKQVIDFKHQPQTTSTKKSQQRSPFFAAFFEGYTQEQLKPAVIDWDVFMASTYILELDASKDFARMAKVLPDNEPTARNLKLGMLCIAQDETGHAAYLYEAMMRRMSATKVEKLVDMWRTRKVNALLGMIGGILQRNGETRSLVQDSAPSEIDSELIAT, translated from the coding sequence ATGAACTTCTTGACTAACCTTTTGCATCTAGCTGGTTCAAGTGTTTTTGCCTATTACTCTGCTGCTCAAATTCGTGATTCTAAAACCCGTCCCAACATCCTTGCGGGGTTTCAGTTGGCGGAATCTGGCTCTGTGCCATTTTTATCCGCACTTAGCGATCGCGCAGCTAAAGAAGGCGATACATGGTTAGCCGAAAAACTAGCAAAACATGCATCAGATGAAACTAGGCATGGTCAAATTTTTGCCCACGCCTTACAACAGCTAAATAAACAAGTTATAGATTTCAAGCATCAACCCCAAACTACATCTACAAAAAAATCACAACAGCGTAGTCCCTTTTTCGCAGCATTTTTTGAAGGCTACACCCAAGAACAGCTAAAACCGGCTGTGATTGATTGGGATGTGTTTATGGCTAGCACATACATTCTGGAGTTAGATGCTAGTAAAGACTTTGCGCGAATGGCGAAAGTATTACCTGATAATGAGCCAACCGCTCGGAATTTGAAGTTAGGAATGCTTTGTATTGCCCAAGATGAAACTGGACATGCTGCTTATCTCTACGAAGCGATGATGCGACGGATGTCTGCGACTAAGGTAGAAAAACTTGTAGATATGTGGCGAACTCGCAAGGTGAATGCCTTGTTGGGAATGATTGGCGGTATCCTCCAGCGCAACGGCGAAACGCGATCGCTAGTCCAAGATAGTGCGCCGTCGGAAATCGATTCTGAGTTGATAGCTACGTAA
- a CDS encoding thermonuclease family protein, with protein MEKLTKPVRFWLCATIIILNLIGCDRFIGNSGEPVERVSDGDTLVVKDTDGKNLTVRFACVDAPEIAHTNKEKQSKRISDRNQFTWGVKARERVQQLVQQGGSRVTLNITDSDRYGRKIAEVRLKNGTFVQQVLLQEGLAKVYRPYLNKCPSKDLVQKAETEAKAQRLGVWSDTKFINPWEYRSLYKK; from the coding sequence ATGGAGAAATTAACTAAACCAGTGCGATTTTGGCTTTGTGCAACTATCATAATTTTGAATTTGATCGGCTGCGATCGCTTTATCGGTAATTCTGGAGAACCAGTTGAGCGAGTCAGTGATGGCGATACTTTAGTAGTGAAAGATACCGACGGCAAAAATTTAACCGTGCGCTTTGCTTGTGTAGATGCGCCAGAGATAGCTCATACTAATAAAGAAAAGCAGAGTAAACGCATTAGCGATCGCAATCAATTTACTTGGGGTGTGAAAGCACGAGAACGGGTGCAACAACTGGTGCAACAAGGAGGCTCGCGCGTGACTTTGAATATCACCGATAGCGATCGCTATGGGCGTAAAATTGCCGAAGTCCGTTTAAAAAATGGCACTTTTGTACAACAGGTATTGTTGCAAGAAGGTTTAGCAAAAGTGTATCGTCCCTATTTAAACAAGTGTCCTAGTAAAGACTTAGTTCAAAAAGCTGAAACTGAGGCGAAGGCACAACGGCTCGGCGTTTGGAGCGATACTAAATTTATAAATCCTTGGGAATATCGCAGCCTATATAAAAAGTAG